From one Plasmodium coatneyi strain Hackeri chromosome 9, complete sequence genomic stretch:
- a CDS encoding Histone H2B translates to MVSKKPAKAKKAATGPDGKKKRKKSKYDSYGLYIFKVLKQVHPDTGISRKSMNIMNSFLVDTFEKIATEASRLCKYTRRDTLSSREIQTAIRLVLPGELAKHAVSEGTKAVTKFTSK, encoded by the coding sequence ATGGTATCCAAAAAGCCAGCGAAAGCGAAAAAGGCCGCCACCGGTCCTGacggaaagaagaagagaaaaaagtcaAAATATGACAGCTATGgactttacatttttaaagtttTGAAACAAGTTCACCCAGACACTGGTATTTCAAGGAAATCCATGAACATCATGAACTCCTTCCTTGTTGACACTTTCGAGAAAATTGCAACTGAAGCCTCCAGATTGTGTAAATACACCAGAAGAGACACCTTATCATCACGTGAAATCCAAACTGCCATCAGATTAGTATTACCAGGAGAATTGGCCAAGCACGCAGTTTCCGAAGGAACCAAGGCCGTTACGAAATTTACCTCTAAGTAA